DNA from Streptomyces sp. NBC_01476:
GACCCGTACCGCCTGGGCGGCGGGCGGCACCGCCTTCGCCGGCACGCTGCTGCTGATCGCCGGCATCCTGGCGATCCTGGAAGGCATCGCCGGCATCTCCCGGGACGTCGTCTACGTCGTCACCCACGGCTCCTACACGTACAAGTTCAACGCCCGCGCCTGGGGCTGGATCCACCTCGTCATCGGCGTCATCGCGTTCCTGGTCGGCTACGGGGTGCTGCGCGGCGCCGAGTGGGCCCGCTGGACCGGCATCCTGATCGCCGGTCTGAGCATGATCGCCAATTTCATCTTCCTGCCGTACCAGCCCGTCTGGGCGGTGATCCTGATCGCCATCGACATCTTCGTGATCTGGTCCCTGGCCACGTACGGCCGTACAGGGCACCGCAGGACAGCGGCCGGTGGTGCGCTGTGATGACGAGCCTGGCGAACCTGGGGGACAGCGGGGACATCGCGCTGATCCCGACCCTGGACCAACTGCGCCGCTGCTCGGTGGCGGTCGACATCGGCGCCGCCCGTACCCGCGTGTACCTGCGCGGCGGCGGCCTGGTGGTGGACGAGCCGAGCGTCGCGGCGGTGGACGTGCGCACCGGCGCGCTGATCGCGGTCGGCGCCCGCGCCGAGATGATGGCAGGCCGCACCCCCGCCCACATCCGGGTGGCCCGCCCGGTGGCCGGCGGCGCGGTGGTCGACATCGCCATGGCCCAGCGGATGCTGCGGCACGTGCTGGGCGACAAGCTGGGCCGCCGCTGGCTGCGGCTGTCGGTGCTCCGCGGCATGCCGGTGATGCGGGCGGCGATCTGCCTGCCGCACGGCAGCGAGCCGATCGCCCGCCGGGCCGCCGTCGAGACGCTCTACGGACTCGGCGCGCGCCGGGTCGAGATGGTGGACACCCTGATCGCCGCCGCGGTCGGCTGCGGACTGCCGGTGGAGAACCCCGAGGCCACCATGGTGGTGGTCTGCGGCGCCGGTACCACCCAGGTCGCGGTGCTGTCACTGGGGTCGATCGTGTCCGCCGAGACCGTACCCGTCGGCGGCGACGCCATCGACCGGGCGGTGGTGGAACACCTGCGCAACCGCCACGAACTGATGCTGCCCAGCCAGTCGGTCCGCCCGCTGCACCAGATGCTCGGCGGCCCCGCCTCCGGCGGCACCGAGACCACCGAGGTGCACGGCCGGGACGTCATCAGCGGCCTGGCGCGCTCGGTGCTGGTGGAGACCGAGGGCGTACGGCACGCCATGCGCACCCCGCTCACCTCGGTGCTGGACGCGATCACCACCGTGCTGCGGCACTGCCCGCCGGATCTGGTGGCCGACCTCGCCGACCGCGGCATCATGCTGGCCGGCGGCAGCGCGAAGATGCCAGGACTCGACCTGATGCTGCGGCAGGCAACCGGGATGCCGGTGCACATCGCGCCGAACCCGGACACGGTCGCCGTACGCGGCCTCGGCGCGATGATCGAGGGCAAGGTACGGCCGATGCCGATGGACCCGCTGGCCACGCGGTAACCCGACCCCGCAGGAAAAGCCCCGCCGCCGGGGCCTTTCCGTCATCTTCGGCTGGCATCATGCGCGCGTGACGAACGAGGCGGGTCTTGAACGGCGGCTGGGTGTGGGCGACGCGGTGGTCGTCGGGCTCGGGGCGATGGTGGGAGCGGGGGTCTTCGCGGCCTTCGGCCCGGCGGCCCGGGCGGCGGGCAGCGGACTGCTCGCCGCGCTGGCGCTCGCCGCGGTGGTGGCCTACTGCAACGCGACCTCCTCGGCGCGGCTGGCCGCCCGCCACCCTCAGTCGGGCGGCACCTACGTCTACGGGCGCGAGCGGCTCGGCCCCTTCTGGGGCTACCTCGCCGGGTGGAGCTTCGTGGCCGGCAAGACCGCGTCCTGCGCGGCGATGGCGCTCACCGTCGGGCAGTACGTGTGGCCGCACGAGCGGCAGGCGGTGGCGGCGGCCGCGGTGGTGGCGCTGACCGCGGTCAACTGCCTCGGAGTGCGCAAGGCGGCCTGGCTGACCCGGCTGATCGTCGCGGTGACACTCGCGGTGCTGGTCGCGGCGGTCAGCGTCTGCCTGTCCTCGCGGGGGGCCTCGGCCGGGCGGCTCACCTGGGGCGACGTCTCCGGGCGCGGGCTGCTGCAGGCCGCCGGGCTGCTCTTCTTCGCCTTCGCCGGGTACGCCCGGATCGCCACCCTCGGCGAGGAGGTGAAGTCGCCGGCCAGGACCATCCCGCGGGCGATCCCCCTCGCCCTCGGCATCACGCTCGCGGTGTACGCGGCGGTGGCGGTCGCACTGCTGGTGGTGCTGGGTCCCGGCCGGCTGGCCGGTTCTGCGGCGCCGGTCGCCGACGCGGTACGGGCCGCGGGCGTTCCCGGCCTCGCGCCGGTGGTCCGCTGCGGCGCCGCGGTCGCCGCCCTCGGCTCGCTGCTCGCCCTCGTCCTCGGGGTCTCCCGGACGGTGCTGGCGATGGCGCGGGACCGGCACTTCCCGGCCGCGCTGGCGGCCGTGCACCGCGGCACCCCGGTGCGCGCCGAACTCGCGGTCGGCGCGGTCGTCCTCCTCCTGACGCTCCTCACCGACCTCAGGGGCGCCATCGGTTTCTCCTCCTTCGGGGTGCTGCTCTACTACGCCATCGCCAACGCGAGCGCCCTGCGGCTGGCCCCGGCCGAGGGCCGTCCCCCGCCGGCCGTCCCGGTGCTGGGCCTGGCCGGCTGCGCGGTGCTCGCGGTCAGCCTGCCGTGGGCCGCGGTGGCCGCAGGCGCGGGGGTGGTGGGCGCGGGGGCGCTGCTTTACCTGCGGCCCCTTTACCTGCGGCCCCGGGGGTGACGCGCCGGGCGCCCGGTCAGGGGCGGTGGAAGGTGGCCTCGTCCGCGGCGGAGTGGCCGTGCCGCCAGCCCTCGGGGTCGCGGCCCTTGAGCCGGGAGGTGGTGGTCGAGGGGAAGAGGCGCTTGGTCTCGGTCCGCACCGCGAGGTCCCGCGATGCGAGGACGGGCAGCAGGCCGGGAGCGCCGTACCCGGCTGTCTCCTCGGCCGCGGCGGCGGTGAGGCGTTCACGGATCCGGGCGGCGTAGGCGATCAGGAAGGACTCGCGGAAGTCGCGGGAGCGGGAGGCGCCGCGGTGCAGGGCGCGGTCGGCCTGGACGAGCAGCGAGGTGTAGAGGAGTTCGACCGCGTCGAGGTCGGTGGCGTGGCCGACGACGGTGGAGAAGCCGAAGTCGGCGGACCAGACGGACTGGCAGCGGTTCGCCTCGGCGACGGCGTCCAGCAGCAGCGCCTTGGCGCCTTCGTAGGGGCGGTCCACGCCGATCCGGCGGGCGCCGGGGCCGCCGGCCGATCCTCCGGCGACCAGTGCCTCGTCGATGCTGTGCCGGGCCATCAGGTGCTGGGCCTTCGCGGACAGCGCCTCGGCCTCCTCGGGGAAGCCGGTGGACTCCGCCTTGGCCAGCAGGGCGCGGATCCGCCCGAGCGCCTTGCTCTCCGTGTCCGTGCGGGGGGTGTCCCGCGGCGCGGCGAGCGCGGTGATCCGGGGCAGGCGCCCGTACAGGCACAGCACGTCGACGGCGAGGACGGCGGCGGAGAACCGGTCGAGCCGTTCGCGCGTGGCGAACGCGGCGAGGTCGTCGGCGGTGCGGGGGGCGCCGCGGGCGCCGCCGGGGAGTGCGGTGGCGGCCCGGCGGTGCCGGGCGGTCAGCTCCCGGTCCACCATCCGCAGCAGGTCCGGCTCGGCCCAGCCGCGGGCGGCGCACTCCCGCAGAACCCGCCGGGCGGTTTCCCCGGCGACCCCGCTCCACGCGTCGCCGCTGGCGGCGAGCACGGAGGCGGCTGTGTCGACCTCGGCCTCCGCGCCGCCTGCCGCGAGGGCCTTTCCGTACGCCGCGTCGAATGCGTCCACGGACCCATTCTCCCGCCGGCCGGCCCGTGGCCCCCCGCCCTCCACCACGCGCAACCCCCTCCCGGCCGAACGGGCCCGGCCCGGGGGACTGCTCGTTCGTTGCCGGGTGCGGCCCCGTCTATGGCTGGTCGCGCAGTTCCCCGCGCCCCTTCGGGGCTCGTGTCCGCTCGGGCAGAGGAACCTGCGCCCCGAAAGGGGCGCGAGGAACTGCGCGAGCAACCACAACGCGCCCCCACCCGGCACCGCACCCCCCGGGTGGGGGGTTAGCCCCGCAGGGACTCTCCCTGGGCCACTTCGATCGACCCGTGGAGCTGGTGAGCCGCCTCCACCGCACACCCCGCAGAAAGCGCAACGCAAGAGACAAGCACCGCCGAAATCACCCGCGGCGCCCGCACCCCCACCCGCGGCGGCGTGAGAAGCGCCGCCACCCGCCGCGGCACCGGCCCCGCCGTCGCCGAGAGCGCCGCCGCACTCGGCCGCGTCGCGGCCAGCGCCGCCCGCCCGATCGCCCGCGCCGCCACCCGCCGGTCACCGACCGCCGCCGCCGCGCTCTCGTCGGCCCAGCGCTCCAACGCGAAGGAGAGCGGCGAACTCAGCACCCGCAGCGCCGGATGGCACGCGCACGCCACCGCCAGCGCGGTCAGAAAAAGGTGATGGCGACCGGCGAGATGCGCCCGCTCATGCGCGAGCAGCGCCTCCCGCTCGGCCGGATCCAGCGCGCGCAGCATCCCGCTGGTGACCACGATCCGCCCGGGCCGCCCGGGCAGCGCGTACGCGTCCGCCACCGCGTCGGGCAGCACCGTCAGGTCACCCGCGGCCGTACCGGTCGCCGCGGCGGCCCGCCGGGCCCTGGCCGGTTCGACGACGTGCCGCCGCAAGGTGCGCAGCAGCGCGACCACGACCACCGCGAGCAGCCCGGCAGCCACGCAGGCCGCCGGTACGGTCACCTGGTCGCCGACCACCGGCAGGACCAGGTGGCCGAGCGCGGCGACCGGCGGCAGCCGGAGCGCTCCCGCCCCGGCCAGCAGCGCCAGCGCCGCCGTACTGCACGCGGCCAGCGCGCCCGCCGAGGCGGCGAGGAGCCACGCGGCGGCCCGCGGCGGCAGCGCCTCGGCCAGCCTGCGGGCGGCGGGAGCGGCCGGCAGCGGCAACAGCAGCGGCACCCAGACGATGAGGTTCACCCGGCCTCCCCCTCACACCGCACGCCCGCCCCGCCCCCGGAAAACTCCCGCACTCCCAGCGACGGGCCAACAAAGCCCGCCCCGCCCACCCAAGCCCCCGCGACCCGACCCCCGCCCCCGGAAAACTCCCGCGGCGACGGGCCGACGAAGCCACCCGCCCCACCCATCCAAGCCCCCGCGACCCGACCCCCGCCCCCGAAAAGCACCCGCACGCCCGCGGTCATGACGCCTCCCCCGTACCGCGCGGGGACGGGGCAGGGCGCGGGGGTGGGGGGACGTCCTCGGGGGGATCCGCCTCGCGCAGCAGCTCGCGGAGCACCGCCTCGTCGGACGGGTCGAGGCCGGAGACGAAGCGGGCCAGCACCGTACCGCGGTCGTCCGACGCGGACTTGTCGAGTTCGGTGCGCATCCGGCGGGCGGCGAGCCCCGGGGAGTCCTGGACCGGCAGATAGGCGTAGCCGCGCCCGGACCGGGTGCGGCTGACCGTGCCCTTCTCGTGCAGACGGGCGAGGATGGTGGTCACGGTGGTCCGCGCCAGATCGGTGCCGAGGTCGCGCTGGACGTCGGCCGGGGTGAGCGCGCGGCCGCCGGCCGCCCAGAGAGCGGCGAGCACGCTCGCCTCCAGTTCGCCCGCCGGACGGCGACCCGCGCCGCCGTCCGGCCCCGTAAGGTCCGGCATGGATCGCCCCTTCCCGCTCAGTCGCCTACAGTTCTGTAGACCGACTACACCACTGTAGTCATGCAGGGAGCCTCGCCGCGGCCCCTGGACCCATTATGAGAGGGCCTCACCGTCATGCCCCTTCCGATGTTCGACCAGGCCGTGAACGTCCTGGACGCGACCTCCCTGCTCTCCTCCTTCGGCGCCATCGGCATCGCGGTCGTGATGTTCGCCGAGACCGGTCTGCTGATCGGGTTCTTCCTGCCCGGCGACTCGCTGCTCTTCACCGCGGGCCTGCTGAGCGTCTCGGGCGCGTCCGACGTAGTGCACCTCTCGCTGTGGCAGGTGCTGATCGCGTCACTGGCGGGCGCGCTGCTCGGGGCGCAGGCCGGTTACCTGATCGGACGCAGGGGCGGAACGGCGCTGCTGGCCAGGAGCCGCAACCGCAAGCTGCACCAGGGCGCGGAGCGGGCGGCGGAACTGCTGGAGCGTTACGGCCACGCCAAGGCCGTCGTACTGGGCCGCTTCATCCCGGTGGTCCGCACGGTGCTCAACCCGCTGGCCGGCGCGCTGAACGTGCCGGCCCGCACCTTCGCGCTCTGGCAGGTCATCGGCGGCGCGGTGTGGACGGTCGGCCTGGTGCTCGGCGGATACGCGCTCGGCTCGTCGATCCCGCACGTGGACACCTACCTGCTGCCGATCGTGGCGCTGATCGTCGTGGTGTCGCTGGCGCCGCTGGCCGTCGAGGTGTGGCGGGGCCGCAAGCAGGAACGGTCCGGCACGGAGCAGCCGGCGGAGCGGGAGCCGGCGCCCGAGCGGCTCTGAGGGCCCCGGCTGCCCCCGGTCGGGCTTCGGTCGGCCCCCACGGCCGGCCCCCACGGCCGGGCGGCGGTCACCGCCGCGGATACCGCGCGTCGACCTCCGCCCGGCGGGCGGCCTGCTCCGCGGTCAGCGTCCCGCGCAGGGCGGCCAGCTGGAGCAGCGCGGCCTCCGCGCCGGAA
Protein-coding regions in this window:
- a CDS encoding DUF7144 family membrane protein, with protein sequence MSQQDPPSQPPPPGSKPPGPTGPTPTGPTPAHTPPGGRHPHHDETRTAWAAGGTAFAGTLLLIAGILAILEGIAGISRDVVYVVTHGSYTYKFNARAWGWIHLVIGVIAFLVGYGVLRGAEWARWTGILIAGLSMIANFIFLPYQPVWAVILIAIDIFVIWSLATYGRTGHRRTAAGGAL
- a CDS encoding rod shape-determining protein; translation: MTSLANLGDSGDIALIPTLDQLRRCSVAVDIGAARTRVYLRGGGLVVDEPSVAAVDVRTGALIAVGARAEMMAGRTPAHIRVARPVAGGAVVDIAMAQRMLRHVLGDKLGRRWLRLSVLRGMPVMRAAICLPHGSEPIARRAAVETLYGLGARRVEMVDTLIAAAVGCGLPVENPEATMVVVCGAGTTQVAVLSLGSIVSAETVPVGGDAIDRAVVEHLRNRHELMLPSQSVRPLHQMLGGPASGGTETTEVHGRDVISGLARSVLVETEGVRHAMRTPLTSVLDAITTVLRHCPPDLVADLADRGIMLAGGSAKMPGLDLMLRQATGMPVHIAPNPDTVAVRGLGAMIEGKVRPMPMDPLATR
- a CDS encoding APC family permease is translated as MTNEAGLERRLGVGDAVVVGLGAMVGAGVFAAFGPAARAAGSGLLAALALAAVVAYCNATSSARLAARHPQSGGTYVYGRERLGPFWGYLAGWSFVAGKTASCAAMALTVGQYVWPHERQAVAAAAVVALTAVNCLGVRKAAWLTRLIVAVTLAVLVAAVSVCLSSRGASAGRLTWGDVSGRGLLQAAGLLFFAFAGYARIATLGEEVKSPARTIPRAIPLALGITLAVYAAVAVALLVVLGPGRLAGSAAPVADAVRAAGVPGLAPVVRCGAAVAALGSLLALVLGVSRTVLAMARDRHFPAALAAVHRGTPVRAELAVGAVVLLLTLLTDLRGAIGFSSFGVLLYYAIANASALRLAPAEGRPPPAVPVLGLAGCAVLAVSLPWAAVAAGAGVVGAGALLYLRPLYLRPRG
- a CDS encoding DUF2786 domain-containing protein, translated to MDAFDAAYGKALAAGGAEAEVDTAASVLAASGDAWSGVAGETARRVLRECAARGWAEPDLLRMVDRELTARHRRAATALPGGARGAPRTADDLAAFATRERLDRFSAAVLAVDVLCLYGRLPRITALAAPRDTPRTDTESKALGRIRALLAKAESTGFPEEAEALSAKAQHLMARHSIDEALVAGGSAGGPGARRIGVDRPYEGAKALLLDAVAEANRCQSVWSADFGFSTVVGHATDLDAVELLYTSLLVQADRALHRGASRSRDFRESFLIAYAARIRERLTAAAAEETAGYGAPGLLPVLASRDLAVRTETKRLFPSTTTSRLKGRDPEGWRHGHSAADEATFHRP
- a CDS encoding M56 family metallopeptidase; this translates as MNLIVWVPLLLPLPAAPAARRLAEALPPRAAAWLLAASAGALAACSTAALALLAGAGALRLPPVAALGHLVLPVVGDQVTVPAACVAAGLLAVVVVALLRTLRRHVVEPARARRAAAATGTAAGDLTVLPDAVADAYALPGRPGRIVVTSGMLRALDPAEREALLAHERAHLAGRHHLFLTALAVACACHPALRVLSSPLSFALERWADESAAAAVGDRRVAARAIGRAALAATRPSAAALSATAGPVPRRVAALLTPPRVGVRAPRVISAVLVSCVALSAGCAVEAAHQLHGSIEVAQGESLRG
- a CDS encoding BlaI/MecI/CopY family transcriptional regulator; the encoded protein is MPDLTGPDGGAGRRPAGELEASVLAALWAAGGRALTPADVQRDLGTDLARTTVTTILARLHEKGTVSRTRSGRGYAYLPVQDSPGLAARRMRTELDKSASDDRGTVLARFVSGLDPSDEAVLRELLREADPPEDVPPPPRPAPSPRGTGEAS
- a CDS encoding DedA family protein, producing the protein MPLPMFDQAVNVLDATSLLSSFGAIGIAVVMFAETGLLIGFFLPGDSLLFTAGLLSVSGASDVVHLSLWQVLIASLAGALLGAQAGYLIGRRGGTALLARSRNRKLHQGAERAAELLERYGHAKAVVLGRFIPVVRTVLNPLAGALNVPARTFALWQVIGGAVWTVGLVLGGYALGSSIPHVDTYLLPIVALIVVVSLAPLAVEVWRGRKQERSGTEQPAEREPAPERL